The Mucilaginibacter sp. PAMB04168 genome contains the following window.
ACTCTGTCGCCTTAAGTTCCATTACCGACAAACGACCTTGCCTAACCAGCGAAATATCTTTTAACTGATCATCAGCCTTGATCTGCTCGAGCGTAACAGGGTTCTTCAAAGATTCAACCGGCGACAAATCTACCACTACCCAGTTAGTATCATCCGTAGTTGGATCCTGATAAGCTTCTTTAACCACCTTGGCAATCCCTACCACCGCCTTACCCTCATTACTATGGTAAAACAGTACTAAATCGCCTTCCTGCATTGCTTTCAGGTTATTACGCGCCTGGTAATTGCGTACCCCATCCCAAAAGGTCCGCCCATCCTGGTTAAACTTTTCCCAACTGTATTTGAAAGGTTCTGATTTGACTAAAAAATATCGCATAAATCCCTGATTCTGATAATGTTTAAGCAGTTTTGCTTTGTCGTTAGAAGGCCTGACGACGACAGTAGCTACAAAATAAGGCAAAAAAATGCAACAATTAAAAAGGTCGCTACTAATTCATGGCATAGGAAGACTATGAGTTTTTTCTAGCCGGCCTAACTATTGTGAAGGCATAGACAAGCTGTTTATTTACTTCCACTACATATTAAGTGGCGAACAGAATCAGGACGACATTTACAGGCTTGCAAGGTGTAAAACTGTTTGAAATAATAAGGACCTATCTTGTTGCATGATCCTAACGTATATACAATGGTTGTAGGTTAGCTCTGTTCTTCACCCCTCTTAAGGGATAGCCTTTTTTAAGTATTAAATAATCATAACAAGCATGTGATTTCCGCCTTTAAGGTTTGCAAAAGCATTACCGAAAAAACATCGCATACTAATTTGTCCGATTTTAATGATTATCTGCAAACCAGAGCATTAAACATTTGTATTTAAGAATATGGTATCTGACAAAGATTCTCCCTCTCAACTTTATGCTATCAGCAGGTCTCAAATAGAGCATGATGACATTTCCATAGGCATGAGGCTGATCTGGCTTAATAACTGCCTGGCATTTATGTTTGGTGTATATGCTGCAGTTACCCTATTTTCATCACCAACTACCTACTGGCATGCCAAGGCACAAATGTTAAGTATTGTGCTCCCGTATGTTGGCGTATTGGTAAGCCTCTTTACCTTGTTAGATATCGTAAAGGCTATAAGGCGGATGAGCAATATTAGAAAAGATTACGAACTACATAAGAATGCCGAACTTAGCGGCATACCCATGCTGGATGGAACTTATTTCGACCGCCTGTTTCAGCGGCTCTCCCCGGTAGCACAAGCCCTGTTTTTTTTGCTGATCTGGCTCTACCTTCTGCTTTATGACAAGCAGGTGTTTTAATGCATATTGCATCATTAACACTTACGTCAGCTTGCTTTTGGTTGGCTATGCTTGTAAATTAAACATTTATTGATTGCTCACTTAATGGTTATGGACGAACGCTTTTTGTTAGAAGTGATTTATAACGGAGAAGTATTAAAGTATGATGCTGAATTTCGCAATTACGGCTATGTCCAAAAGGTAGCGGTAGATTTGGATGGCTTAATAGTATTTTTTGAGCCCGATGAAGAAGGAAGTTACAGAGCATTAATCAACCCAGAACAATTATCTGACAAAAATAACAAGCTGGAAATTGGTTTACTTCAGGCTATTGCTTTAAGATTACAGGCGCTTCAAGCGTGAACTAAGATGTTGTTTTGAAGGAAACCACCAGTACATTAATTTTTTTCATTAAATGTGGCCGGCAAGTATTTGATTAAGCAAAAGGTATCTTCATATAAAAAGTTGAGCCTTTTTTTACCTCGCTTTTAACGGTTAAGTGCCCGCCCAGCGCCTCTATGTGGCTTTTTACTAAAAACAAGCCCAGGCCTTTCCCTTCAACCTTAAAATCAAATCGTTTGTAGGGCTTAAATAATTCATGGCCGTGCTTATTCAAGTCAATACCTTTACCGTTATCGGCAACATAAATTACGGTATGCTCATCCGTAAGGTAATAATCTATTTTAATGTAAGGCGTTTGGTGTGATTTATACTTAATAGCGTTACTGATTAGGTTATAAAAAATGCTGTGAAGGTAAGCGCGGTTGGTGCGCATTACCACTGGTTTAACCGGTATTTTCACATCTGCATCAGTCATTAAAATTTGGGGCTGTAAATCTATCAATACCTGTTGCAGGGTATCCTGTAAGTTTACGGGTTCTTTCAACAGCTCTTTGCTTGCATTATTTACGGTAAGTATATAACTTAGGTCTTTAATTACGGTGTCAAGATTGCTGGCCGATTTAGATAATTCCTTGAGCGTCTGATTTAACGTTTCGCTGTCGTCTTTAAATAACTCCATCAAATTAATTAGTCCAACGATATTGGCTACAGGCGAACGAAGGTTATGCGATACAATGTATGCGAACTGGTGCAGTTCCTTATTTTGCCGATACAAATCATCGGCCAGTAAACGGAGCTCCATTTCTGTTTTGCGTTTTTCAGTGATGTCAGAATGTATAGTAATACACATTTCCATCTCACCTTCCTCATTCAAAACGGGCGCAAGTCTAAGCAAGTTCCAATAACTGGTTCCATCTTTTTTATAACAGAGCACTTCGCCTTCCAATGGCAGGCCGTTCGCCATTTTTTGCCGGGCTACTTTAGCTACCTCTGTGTCGGTTTCGTCCATTTTAAGCAATTCTCCCAAACCCTTGCCTATGGCATCCATGCGGGTGTAACCGCTCATTTGCGTAAACCCATCATTAATAAGCTCTATCTCAAAATTCTTGTCCAACACCGCCACCCCATTGGTAGCTTTATCGGCCACAAGTGATAGTTTTTTAAGATTTTGCTGCAGCGCTATTCGTTCGGCAATATTTTTTACTACTAAATAAGTTTCGATAGTTTTGCCATGATAAATAACAGGTATCATGGTTAAGTTTACATCCAGTGGTTGTTGTTGGGCTGTCAAAATCTGAATATCAAACGTTGACCCTTTACCGAACTTGGTTGTATTAACGTATTCTCGTAACACCCGCTGACGGTATTTGGTAAGCACAAAATTCACAAACGCGGTTTGTTGCAATACAGCCAGGTTGTAACCTGCATCGGCGTAAAGCTGCGGGTTAATATTTGTAACCTCGCCATCGTTATTTAACCTTAACACACCAAATGGATGCCCTTCGAAAAAGGAAGCATGTGTTTGTTTAACTTCATCCATTTCCTGCTGCGCCTGCTTGGTCACATCACTCAGGCTAATCATTATGGTGTGGCTGTTGTTGCCTTGTTGCGGCAGGCAAGTAAGTACCATGCCGGCCCATTTAACTGCATCTTTGCAAAAAAAAGCTATACGCGGCAGGTTAAGGCTATCCTGAAAATAAGGCTCACTCAAAAAGTTGTTAACTAACTGCGCGTAGGTAGGTAGTAAGTAATTTTGTATGGGCTTTTGCTGTAATTCAGAAAGATGATAACCTGACCAGGCCTGAAATGAATTATTAAAAAAGGCTATTCGCCCTTCTGCATCCAGCAGCAAATGAAAATTCATGTATGTAACGTTGGGATGATGCCATCCGAAAGTACAACTAAAAACTCTAAAGCGTAAATTAAAGAGGTGATATTATTATAACTGTTATTTAAGTTAAAAGGAACTTTACTCAAAATTAAAATATGCCGCAAAACATTCATTTCTTTAGACAGTTTAAACAAAAAGCTCAATAACTATAATATGAAAAACGGATTATTTGAATACGGAGACGAGGTGGTAATTACGGCTACCGATGAAAAAGGCACTGTAAATATAAACCAGTTAAAAGATGGTGACCCTGTTGAGGTAGCATTGGCATCGGGAGAGGTAAAGCAGTTTAACGAAGATGAACTGGACTTTGATGAAGATTACCAACCAGACAATACAGGCGAATAACGTATAAAACCAAGAGTTAAGAAACTAAAACCATGTTATTATTCCTTAGCTCTTGGTTCTCTTTAATGCAGTACCTTAAATACTAATTCTTTTAAGAGCTCGCCGTGCGATGCAGAAGAGTTTAGGCCTTTGCTTTTAAGATCATACTCGCGTAGCCAGCCTATAATTTGGGTAGAACGATAATAGTCGAAGCTGCGGGCTGCCATTTCATAATCCTTGATAAAATATGGGTTTACGCCCAACTCGCGTGCAACGTTTTGTGGTGTTTTATCTTTCACGTAATGGTACAGTAGTACCTTACTGAAAAAATTATTAAGATTACCTAGTATAAGCACAATAGGGTTTGCCTTGGGGTTAGCTTCAAAATAATTTATAATCTGATTGGCTTTTAGCACATCTCTTTTAATAAGCGCCGATTGCAGCTCAAATACATTGTATTCCTTGCTTATACCAATATTATCCTGAACATCCTTTAATCCAATCTCCTGCCCTGCCGCAATGTTGAGCATTAGCTTATCCAGCTCGTTAGCTATCTTAGAAAGATCATTACCCAAATACTCACAAAGCATGGCAGCCGCCTGGGCGCTAATTCGATACTTTTTTTCGGTGGCATAGCTCTCAATCCAGGCCGGTATCTTATTATCATACAAAGATGCCGACTCAAATACCAAACCGTTCTTCTCAATGGCTTTGTAAGCCTTTTTGCGCTTGTCAAACTTTCCGTACTTGTAACAAAATACCAGTACAGTACTGTTAAGTGGATTTTCGAAGTAGCTCAGCACTGGGTTTATGCCTTTCTTATCGGCATCTTCCTTGCCCCACTTCATATCTTGTGCTTCTTTTATAAGGATAACCTGGTATTCAGCCATCATTGGGTAACGCTTAGCTGCGTTAAGCACCGTCATTATATCGGTATCCTTTCCGTACAAAACGGTTTGATTAAAGCCTTTTTCCGCATCAGACAGCACATTGTCTTCTATATAATTGCCAATCAAATCAATAAAGTACGGCTCCTCTCCGTGCAGCAGGTAAAGCGGCTTAAAACGGCGGTTTTTTATATCTTTTATAATGTCGTTAGCGGTCATTGTATAAGGGCAAATTTACGAATACCGATTAGGATTTGGCAGATTTAATACGGAATTTAGCCGCATGGATTTGTTGCAGCCTTTGGCTTTGCCACCCTACCCTTTTAAGTTAACAGAGCAAAGCGGCCAACTCTATATATTTGACGATATACGTAAAAAGCAACTGGTTTTAACCCCCGAGGAATGGGTACGGCAACACTTTGTGCAGTACCTTATTCAGCAAAAAAGCTATCCCAAAACACTTATTAAGCTTGAGGGAGGGCTCAAAGTACATGGTATGGCCAAACGATCCGACATCGTTGTATTTAATCCGGCGGGAGAAAAAGTATTAATGGTTGAATGCAAAGCGCCGGGCGTGGTCATAGATCAAAAAGTATTTGACCAGGTTGCCCGTTATAACATAACTCACCGCATAAAGCTGCTGGCAGTTACCAATGGCTTGCAGCACTATTATTGTGCCATTAACTTTGACAAGAAAAACTACCGTTTTTTAGAAGAACTGCCCGCCTACGGGTTATTTTAGGCCGACGGTTGATTAAACATGGCCTTACGGTTCACTAACGTAATAATCTTCTGCTTTAACTCTTCAGGTTTAAAAGGTTTCGAAACATAATCGTTCATACCTGAACTAAACACTTTTTCGCGTATATCAGTTAACGCCGATGCCGTTAACGCAATGATAGGTATACTTGCCTTTTGCGAATCGGGCAGTTTACGTATCTCCATAGCAGCATCAAACCCGTTTAATACCGGCATCTGCAAATCCATCAGCACAATATCAAAGTTGCCATACTGCATCATTTCTATTGCACGCTCACCATTTTCGGCAAACGACGCCTTTACTTGCCACTTCGAGAAAAACTTCTTCATAAGCATGGTATTAACCATGTTATCCTCTGCTACCAGTATATTAAGGTGGTTTATTTGACTATCACTGTCATCACTGTTACTAACTTTTGTAGCAGGTTCTTCTAGTCTTTCTGTTGCTACAGGCAAATCAAGATTAAAAGCAAACTCCGATCCCTGCCCGGGCTTACTGTTGACTTCCATTTGCACACCCTTTAACTCCAGTAAACGTTTAACTATGGCTAAACCTAAACCGGTACCACCATATTTTCGCGTAGTGGTAATGGATTCTTGTGTAAAAGGTTCGAATATCGCCTTTAAGTTATCGCGCTCAATGCCAATCCCCGAATCCCTAACCGAGAACCGGATCAGGACCTGATTATGCCTGTCTTCTACACAATTTACCTTTACTTCAACAAAGCCCTGGCGGGTAAACTTAATGGCGTTGCTTACCAGGTTAAAAATAATCTGTGTAATACGGGTAGGATCACCAATTACAATGCGGTTACGCAGTGCATCATCTATCTTTAGCTTAAATATCAGCCCTTTTTCGTTTGCCTTGATGATCTGGCCGCCGCAAATATTGTGCATCAACTCCATAAGGTTGAACCGAATGTTTTCAAACACAACCTTCCCTGATTCGATCTTATTAAAGTCGAGCACATCGTTTACAATAGCCAGCAGGTTGTTGGCCGAAAATTTGAGTATTTCCAAATTTTCCAACTGATCGGGCCGTGGATTACCCATTAACAACAGATTGCTCATCCCAATTACCGCGTTTAATGGTGTGCGTATTTCATGAGACATGGTAGACAAAAACTCTGACTTGGCATGCGACGATTTCTCGGCCTTTTCGATAGCTGTTTCCAAATTCAGATTAAGGCGAGCCTGGTCTTCACTGGTACGTTTAAGTTGCCAGATATTCTTCAAAAATGCATTGTAGAAGTGATTGTGTATGAACACCATCAAAGTAAAATTCGCTATAACGCAAATGATAATGGTGGATTGCTCTAACACCTCAGGCTTCATGTCGATGATGTATATGTTATTATAGCTATAAACCATAAATAACAGAACAGGCAACAAATTGGCTAATGAGTATAACAAGCCCCAATTTTGCCCAAGCATATAAAAAGCAAATATTATAATGAGCAGTACTAATTGCACTGTTAAAATATCAACTTTTTGAAAAATCAAAAATGCGTCCGAAAGGTTAATAATTGTACCTATCACCAGCAGGATATGGGCAACGGCTTTCCAGTCAGCTTTCCACGTTAGGTATTTAAATAGCACGGCAGCTATAACCAATACGCTTGCGGCAATTACTACTAATGCGCTTTGACGCAAAAAAAGCACATTTATTAATACAGCACTTACAGATACAAAAACCAGAAACATACCATAATACAACAAGCGAATACGCGCTTGCGTAAGCATTGACTGCCCCGCAAACACAATATTCTTTATAGAGAGGTTAAAAAAACCTGCTTCGTTACTCATTTTTATTACAGTTTGTACTTATCAATTAGGGTTAATAATAAGTATTAGGTTGGGCAATAATTAAAGTTGTTTATTTGGTATTACCCCTGTGGTGCAATTAGTTTGCCAAAAAATTCAAATTATCTTCAATTATCTGCAGCTTGGCTTGTGCATCGGCCTTTTTCTTGCGCTCATTCTCTATAATTTCGGGCTTTGCGTTGTTAACGAATTTTTCGTTAGATAGTTTAGCATCAACAGATTTCAGGAAGCCGATTAAATACTCTTTTTCCTTTTGCAAGCGTACCCGCTCTTCCTCTGCATCTATATTATTGCTCAACGGTATAAAAAATTCGTCTGTTGATACCATAAAGTTTACAGCACCAGCTAATTTATCATCTGTGAAGCCGATGCTCGAAATATTACCCAGCTTAGTGATAATGGGCACAAAAACCTCATAATTTACCATTGAATTTTGCTTGATGAATAGTTCGAGGCTTTCTTTAGGAGACAGCTTTTTTGCGTTGCGGGTATTGCGTATTTCAGTAATTATCTGTTTTATATTTTCGCATCGCGTCAACAGTTGTGTATCTGTTTGCTCAACTACAGGCAATTGTGCAACAATACAGCAATCTCCAGCCGCACGGTTTCCAAATAGGTCGTCATGCCATAACTCCTCGGTAATAAAGGGCATAAACGGATGCAATAACTTCAATATATCTTCAAAGTAAGCTATTGTCACTCTAAAAGTCTCGGCATCAATGGGCTGCTGGTAAACCGGCTTAACCATTTCAAGGTACCAGGCACAAAAATCGTCCCATACGAGTTTATAAACGGCCATTATGGCTTCAGATAAACGGTACTGATCAAACAGGCCTTCAATTTCACCCAAGGCCTCGTTGAAACGGTTTTTAAACCAGCTTATCGCCGTCGTGTTAGGATTTTCTAACTCCTGACTTACCTCCCAGCCTTTTACCAACCTGAAGGCATTCCATATCTTATTGGCAAAATTACGGCCTTGCTCACAATAGCTTTCATCAAACATGAGGTCGTTACCTGCGGGCGAGCAAAGCAGCATACCCACGCGTACACCATCTGCACCGTATTTTCCGATCAAATCTATAGGATCGGGGGAATTACCAAGCGATTTTGACATTTTACGGCCCAGTTTATCGCGCACTATACCGGTTAAGTACACATTCTTAAACGGCGCTTTACCTTTAAACTCATGCCCCGCCATAATCATACGCGCCACCCAAAAGAACAGGATCTCAGGTGCAGTTACCAGATCGTTGGTTGGATAGTAATAATTAATATCTGCGTTGTCAGGGGCCTTAAATCCATCAAAAACAGAAATGGGCCACAACCATGATGAAAACCAGGTATCCACCACATCTTCATCCTGGCGCAAATCTGCTATAGTTAAGTGTGTGTTTTGTGTATCCAGCTTCTTAGCTTCTTCTAAAGCCTCAGCAGCCGTTTTAGCAACTACAAACTGCCCATTAGGAAGGTACCAGGCGGGTATTTGTTGTCCCCACCAGAGCTGCCGGCTAATGTTCCAGTCGCGCACGTTCTCCATCCAGTGCCGGTAGGTATTAATGAACTTATCGGGTATGAGTTTTACGTCACCATTTAATACATAATCCAGCGCTGGTTTGGCCATCTCGCCCATCTTGCAAAACCACTGCATAGATAGTTTAGGCTCAATTACAGCATCAGTACGCTCCGAGAAACCTACTTGCGATTTGTATTCTTCAACTTTCTCCAACGCGCCGGCCTCTTCCAACAGCACGGCTATCTTTTTGCGAGCTGCAAAACGATCTTCGCCTATAAGTATCTCGGCACTGTCATTCAACGTTCCGTCATCGTTTAAGATGTCTATCACCGGCAAATTGTGTTTTTGGCCCAGCTCATAGTCATTTAAATCGTGTGCAGGTGTCACTTTAAGACAGCCTGTACCAAAATCCATGGTTACATACTCGTCCAGTATTACTGGTATCTCGCGGTTAATTAGCGGCACTTTAACTTTCTGACCATGCAAATGTGTATACCGCCCATCTTCGGGATTTATACATACCGCCGAATCGGCCATTATCGTTTCGGGCCGGGTGGTGGCAATAGTGATATAGTTAGCAGGCCCCTCGGTTGTTTGTGCCGGATCAAGTTCATTGATAACTGATAGTTGCTCGCCCACAATTTCATAACGTATGTAGTAAAGTTTCTGATTTACTTCCTTACGGATCACCTCCTCGTCAGATACTGCGGTAAGTCCTCTCGGGTCCCAGTTAATCATACGTACCCCTCTGTAAATCCAGCCTTTTTTATAAAGATGAATAAAGGTATCAATAACTGCTTCAGATAAATCATCCTCCATAGTAAAGCGGGTGCGGTCCCAGTCGCATGATGCGCCCAGCTTTTTTAACTGATCCAAAATTATACCGCCGTATTTCTCTTTCCACTCCCATGCGTAGTTTAAGAACTCTTCGCGGCTGAGGTCAGTTTTAGCAATGCCGCGTTCTTTGAGCATAGCAACAACCTTAGCTTCGGTTGCTATACTTGCATGGTCGGTACCGGGTACCCAACAAGCATTTTTGCCTTTCATGCGGGCCCGGCGTATCAATACGTCCTGAATGGTATTGTTAAGCATGTGCCCCATATGCAGCACACCGGTAACGTTAGGTGGGGGAATAACTATAGTGTATGGTTCACGCTCATCGGGCACCGATTTAAAAAACTTATGTTCGAGCCAATAGCTGTACCATTTATCTTCAACTTCATTAAACTGATAGGTCTTTGAAATACTCATAGCCTGCAAAAATAATGTTTTGCAGCAAATAACTTAGCTAAGTACAGCAAACGATTACATATAAATATGAATGTTAATTTCGCAGCTATTCCTTTTAAAACTAGGGTGTTTACTCACAAGCCCCGGTGTAAGCTTACACGCCTGCGGTATTTACTTTAAGTAAGTAACTGCCCACTATTGGTAAGGTATAAAACTCATTTTTGGGCATAAAAAAAGCGCCATGTTTAATAATGGCGCTCTACTCACATTTAGCAGGGAGGTAGCTGGCTGGCCTTACTCCTGCATTTGGAATACGATTGGAATAGTATATTTTACACGCACAGGTTTACCGTTTTGCATGCCGGGTTTCCAAGCTGGTGCTAATTTAAGCACCCGCATGGCCTCGCGGTCAAGCTCAGATACTACACCTTTTATAACTTGCAGATCGGTTAAACGACCATCCTTCTCAATAATGAAGCTGATCACCACACGGCCTTGCACCTCGGTATCAGGGTAGCGTATATTCTTTTGCAAAAACCTGCTCCACGCAGCTGCACCACCATACGGCTCAGGCATAACGTCCAATCCATCAAGGGTTACTGGATCGTTTGTGGTGCCCTCTCCACTACCTCTTGGATCGGTGATGGGGCCGTTGCCCGGGCCAACCTGGGTTGTGGTATTTAAAACCGGCTGGTTATTCTTGCCCTCATTATTTACGTTCGAAATAACCCTCTCATCAATTGGAGTTGGTTCTGTAGTTACCGGATTATTTGTTACTACCGGTTCAACATATCGACGGCTGGCTACGTCTGTTTTCGGTGATGTTACTTCTGTTTTAAGCCCCTGAGCTTGAGGTTTTAGCTTGGCCTCAATTGGCTTTTCTACCTTAGGTGGTTCTACATACTTCGTAGGTTTAAAATCCCTATCTATTATTACTTCAGCCGGTTTTTTATGCCCAAAAACGATTGTTAGAGACACCGCGGCGACTGTAAACCCTAACACAGTTACGGCTAATGCCTTAAGCATATTTTCGCCGTAATGGGCTCTTAAATCATAAGCGCCATAATTTTTGTTCCGGCCAGCGAATACAAGGTCGAGCCACTCGGTCTTGTACAAATCAAATTTTGGGTTAAGCATAGTGATTGAAATTATATTTTAAATATAACATCAAACACCTCTTATTTATTTCACCGTATCTTATTATTGTAAAAATAATATTTACAGATACATGTTATAACAAACTTTCTATTTCAAACACGCTTTTACAAGAAAAAAGCTAATGAATTGTTTAATTCATTAGCTTTTTTAAACAGCCATACGTGCTGATTATCAGCACAAATATGGTTGGCAAAGAAATTATCTACCAATTCTGGGTATTAACTTTCTTTAAACCTGCGGGGTTACTTTTTGCCGGCTCGGGGTTATTAATATAATTTTGAATAAGCTTGTCCACTTTAGCACAATAAGCACCCAACTTATCTAAATAATTATTAAGCTGTTTATCGCTTATTTTTCCTTGCGCTTTTTCAAGGGGGGTAGTAATGCCCGTAGGTGCAAACACGCCAAAACGGTTGCGCTGATATGGCGTAAACATAAAATCGGTTATCATGAGCCGGTACTTGTTATCTTTAAAATCAACAGTCAACTTATAGGCAATTTGCCCATCTTCCTGCCCGGTTACTAAACCCTGTTTGTACACCAGCATACCGCCCTTAGCGGCCATGCCGCCGTTATCAACCACAGTGGCAGACTGCACGCCCGGCTCATTCTTTTTGAGATATGCTGCCAGCAACTCCGCGCTAACTGGTTTGCTTACCGGCTTTACTTGGAAATAAGTATACTGGTTTTGCTCGTTTAACGACAACAGCCCTTTTTGTGCATAGCTAAACTGGCCTATACATAAAGCTATAAATAATAACATTAACTGTTTCATCATAAAAAAGGGCTACCGGGATTAACATCGGCAGCCCTCAAATTTAATTTTTTGTTTTACTTAAAACGCGTACACAGCTGCGAATAAAAATTGGCCGGCTGATTTACTTGGTGCACCACTCTTTTTAAAGAAAGAAGCATCACTTTTGGCGTTATCTAAACGCACTTCAGGGATAAAAGTAAGCGGCCCGGCTTTCACATTAGCCGTTAAAGTAAATGCCTTTACGTTATCACCTGGGATAATATTGGAGTAAGCGGCACCTGTTTTGGCCTTATTTTTAAAAAACTCACCTCTTAAACCTAATGTTACGGCATCAGATACCGAGTATTGCGGATACAGTGCGGCACCGGAAAACCCTCCGCCATCTTCTGGCAATGATAGGGTTGCTGCATTTAAGCCCAATTTGAACTTGTTGGTTATTTGATAAGAGGTTGTTAAATCAACTTCAGTACCCGAAGCATAGCCGCTCAACAAATTCACATAGGCTGTCCAACCGGTAACCGGGCTTACCATTAGCTGTGCACCAAAAGTTGATACATCACGGCTTGATTGGTAACTGTTCCAGCTGTCATTAAATACGCCAGCCATCAGGCTTACCTTATCAGTAAAAGCATAAGTAAGCTTTACACCAGCATTTTGGAATGGACCGTTAGTAAATAAATAAGAAGTTGAGTAGTTGAAATTACCTACCGGCGATATCACCTCATAACCTACAAAAGTAGCCATGTACCCCGCAGTAACGTTCAATTTATCGGTCAGATCATAACCTACATACAAGTTTTGAATGTGGAAGCTTTGGCTACCTATTACATTGGTATTATTGTAAGGTACGCCATTATCATTAACAACAATACCGCCTGTTAAATCCTGATTGGGTATTGATTGCCCCTGACCACGCGGACCGAACGACAATTCGCCTACAAACAAGGCCTTTTTATACTTCTTTTTTACTCCTAAATCAACCATTCCTATGGAAATAGAATTGGATTCATTGGCAAAGCTGGTAGCAATGTTTGCATTTTTTTTACCGGCAAAATCATACTTGTAATAAGTATCAACCGAG
Protein-coding sequences here:
- a CDS encoding TonB family protein is translated as MLNPKFDLYKTEWLDLVFAGRNKNYGAYDLRAHYGENMLKALAVTVLGFTVAAVSLTIVFGHKKPAEVIIDRDFKPTKYVEPPKVEKPIEAKLKPQAQGLKTEVTSPKTDVASRRYVEPVVTNNPVTTEPTPIDERVISNVNNEGKNNQPVLNTTTQVGPGNGPITDPRGSGEGTTNDPVTLDGLDVMPEPYGGAAAWSRFLQKNIRYPDTEVQGRVVISFIIEKDGRLTDLQVIKGVVSELDREAMRVLKLAPAWKPGMQNGKPVRVKYTIPIVFQMQE
- a CDS encoding DUF4468 domain-containing protein encodes the protein MMKQLMLLFIALCIGQFSYAQKGLLSLNEQNQYTYFQVKPVSKPVSAELLAAYLKKNEPGVQSATVVDNGGMAAKGGMLVYKQGLVTGQEDGQIAYKLTVDFKDNKYRLMITDFMFTPYQRNRFGVFAPTGITTPLEKAQGKISDKQLNNYLDKLGAYCAKVDKLIQNYINNPEPAKSNPAGLKKVNTQNW
- a CDS encoding porin, producing the protein MKKKFLLAGALLFAAYASQAQDTTKATPATADPGLTIFGSVDTYYKYDFAGKKNANIATSFANESNSISIGMVDLGVKKKYKKALFVGELSFGPRGQGQSIPNQDLTGGIVVNDNGVPYNNTNVIGSQSFHIQNLYVGYDLTDKLNVTAGYMATFVGYEVISPVGNFNYSTSYLFTNGPFQNAGVKLTYAFTDKVSLMAGVFNDSWNSYQSSRDVSTFGAQLMVSPVTGWTAYVNLLSGYASGTEVDLTTSYQITNKFKLGLNAATLSLPEDGGGFSGAALYPQYSVSDAVTLGLRGEFFKNKAKTGAAYSNIIPGDNVKAFTLTANVKAGPLTFIPEVRLDNAKSDASFFKKSGAPSKSAGQFLFAAVYAF
- a CDS encoding valine--tRNA ligase, yielding MSISKTYQFNEVEDKWYSYWLEHKFFKSVPDEREPYTIVIPPPNVTGVLHMGHMLNNTIQDVLIRRARMKGKNACWVPGTDHASIATEAKVVAMLKERGIAKTDLSREEFLNYAWEWKEKYGGIILDQLKKLGASCDWDRTRFTMEDDLSEAVIDTFIHLYKKGWIYRGVRMINWDPRGLTAVSDEEVIRKEVNQKLYYIRYEIVGEQLSVINELDPAQTTEGPANYITIATTRPETIMADSAVCINPEDGRYTHLHGQKVKVPLINREIPVILDEYVTMDFGTGCLKVTPAHDLNDYELGQKHNLPVIDILNDDGTLNDSAEILIGEDRFAARKKIAVLLEEAGALEKVEEYKSQVGFSERTDAVIEPKLSMQWFCKMGEMAKPALDYVLNGDVKLIPDKFINTYRHWMENVRDWNISRQLWWGQQIPAWYLPNGQFVVAKTAAEALEEAKKLDTQNTHLTIADLRQDEDVVDTWFSSWLWPISVFDGFKAPDNADINYYYPTNDLVTAPEILFFWVARMIMAGHEFKGKAPFKNVYLTGIVRDKLGRKMSKSLGNSPDPIDLIGKYGADGVRVGMLLCSPAGNDLMFDESYCEQGRNFANKIWNAFRLVKGWEVSQELENPNTTAISWFKNRFNEALGEIEGLFDQYRLSEAIMAVYKLVWDDFCAWYLEMVKPVYQQPIDAETFRVTIAYFEDILKLLHPFMPFITEELWHDDLFGNRAAGDCCIVAQLPVVEQTDTQLLTRCENIKQIITEIRNTRNAKKLSPKESLELFIKQNSMVNYEVFVPIITKLGNISSIGFTDDKLAGAVNFMVSTDEFFIPLSNNIDAEEERVRLQKEKEYLIGFLKSVDAKLSNEKFVNNAKPEIIENERKKKADAQAKLQIIEDNLNFLAN